The stretch of DNA AACGTGCCGGAAGCTCGGGGTCCTGTCTATCCTCCGGGCCTGCACGTGGGCTTTATGGTTTGAGGCCCTTGAGACTCGGGAGGGCTTCAAGACTTGCCGGAGTTCGGCTGGGGCCGGAATGCTGTCCACAAATCTCTGGAGCGTGGAGGCCGGAGACTCGCGAGCGGTACAGCTGTCCTTCCTTTTATTGCTGGAGGCAGGGATTGCAGAGCTAAGCAGGCTGATAGGGGACTAAAGAGTACTAAGCAAGGGCTGCCCTGGGTTGGTATTGATAATACTTCATCCCCTACCTTGCCATCGTTTTGACCAACTGAAACCTGGCCTGCATGTCCCAGTTTTTTAATCACCCGACTTCCAGAGTAGAATGCACCCCTCTAAGGGGAGGCACAGAAAAAGCCCTATCACCAATCTGAGGAACATACTGTGGGCTTGGAAGCTTGAGGTTCTTCCAGGGAAACAACCTGGAAGTACCTGAGCTGGGAACGCCCAGGGCTCAGACATTGAGAGGACAGGCCCTTGCATTTGAGGCTTCCTGGGTATTCAGGCCAGAGACTTGAGCCTTGTAGAAGTCTCCTTAAAGCTTGTCACCATTAGCTGAACTCAACTGGTCTGAGCACATCTAGATTTGCTTCAGATCCAAGAAGGCCCCAAGCACTGGCAGACACCCCAGGTATGATCAAACATCTGAAGGTTTAAGAAGACCCCAAGGCTTAGCAGGAATGAACAAGCACAGGTTGGTTCCATGGCAGGACACAGCATGCTCCAAGGGGCCCTTATTTGGCCCAGGCACTCAAGCCTCAGCTTGGAGGCTTTGAACAAGGTAGGTTAAAGTTGGCCTCAGGTGTGATCAGGACCTAGCAGGCCCATACAGGACCTCATGCTCTGGACCCTGTAGCACAAGCAGACGAAAGCTGGGCTCAGCCCTGTTCCTGGCTTTTCTAACTCCAGATGATTCTCATGGAACACTGTGCAGCCACCACATCCTGGCTTGTCCTCTGGagaactggggggaggggggagtgctTCCCAAAGGCTGAGTCCATCTCACCATGGCAGGTGTGGAGAGTGGGAAACCATAGGGgtgagaggcaggaggcagagagtgagtGAGCTGTCCAGAGCCTCTGGTGACCATTCACTTTTCTAGCCTCGGTATCCCCAGCTGTGCCAGGACAACATGTTCTAGGCCCAGGCTGTGTCTGAAAGCTCCCAGCGAGCATCtgtttctccctccctgttccctcTTATGGTCTGGCCCAGCTTGGTCTCAGGCCAGGAACAGCCACTATTGTTTGACTAGAAAAGCTGCTTCCTCAGCAGAAGGGGGGCCCTCTCTCAGGGACACCCTGTTCTTGCTATTACCAGTTATCAGGTGGTCACTGAGCACCTGCCTGCCCCTCCATGGCAGTCTGCTCACTTGGGTGAGGGGCTTGGGGTACAAATGTGGCTCTTGGAGGGAGAGGGCATAGAACTCCTTTTCTGTCAGGCCCAGCCCAGCCTAACAAGTGGACCGTGTCAGCAAATGGAAAGTAGCATTGTATCAAGGAGGCCAACTTCTCCCCTTACCTGTCTGCCTCTGGTGGAAGCCTGTGTCAGATATCTACAGTGCCTCACGCTGGTGGCAGCCCCTGATACAGCAGGAAGTGCTTAGAAGTTAACTGGGATCTGAAGTGGCATCGAGGCCTGGCCTTGGACGAGGAAGAGCTCTAAGCTACCTGTTCAGGGATTCACTCCCAACCCCCCAATAAAAAGTCAGGTACCAGGCCAGGcacacctctttaatcccagcactcaggcagatctctgttgaattcaaggtcatcctggtctacaaagtaagttccaagacagccagggctacacagagaaaccctatctcgaaaaggcaaaaaagaaaagcagggacTTTGGGGATTATTTCCTGCTCTGCCCAGTGGTGGGCTTCAGCTCTGGAGTGACTCATCTATGTCAGAAGATGGACATGGCATCAGAGATGGGTTCAGAGAGAATAGAGCCTAGAAGAGCAGCTGGCTCTCGACTTGGTGCCTCCTGTATCGAAGGTATGTTTCAGAGGGGTTCCTGCTGGGTTAGGGGCCCAGGATGAAGGGTGATATCCCTTCTGGATCCCTAGCTGCACACCAGCTCTCTATACAAGCCTGTTTATTTTCGTACAAAACCATGTTTCTATTTTACACAAAGAGTACCCCACCGCTTCCCCGCATGTCAGCACCCTAACCCTGGGGAACACCCCAGAAGGATGGGCTGAGTGAGACCCAACTCATTCGGCCATAGCTTCTGCCTGTGCTGGCTGGGCCAGCTTGActcaagagaaaataaataaggagGCTCAGGCAGAATCTGTACTAGGCCAGCCAGATTCTATCCCAGCCCAATGGCCAAGCAGATGGGCCTTCAGGTACACAGGACCTGGAGTGTTGTCAGTCTTTGAACCGTGTAAGATGTGTGGAGACCCCACCTGGAGGCCTGAACTCCCGGGGTTACAAGTAAGTGTCCTCACTCTCCTGGGAGGTCAGGCTCTCCTGTGAGCGGTGGTAGACTAAGTCCTGGGGAGCAGAGTCCTGCGGGACTGGGTCCTGGGAGACTGAGTTCTTTGGGGGCACATCCTGAGGAGGACAGGCATCTCCTGAAGCAGTCACCACTGTGCCTTGATTGGGGCCTGGGGACTTTTCCATCTGCCCACTGGCCTTTGTCCTCCTCTGCTCCTTCTGAATCTGCTTGGATGGCTTAGCTTTGGAGCTGAGGAGGGTTGTATCTGGGGGTAGGCGGATGGACGGTGAAGGTTGCAGGGCAGGTCGGGGACCAGGCTCTGCATCCAGGATGGCCTTGGCACCATGCATCCTGGGCGGAGAGCGACACTCCAGCTCACCACGGGTCTCTTGCCAGCGCCGCAGCTGGATGAGGTGCTCCCGCTCAATCTGGCGCTCTGTCACAGGCAACTCTATCACCTTTGGGACAATGAGGGTTATGTGAGCACAGAAAGAATGCCCTTTCCCTTCTGCCTCCAATCCTAGGCTCTCCTGCCCACCAGCAACCCCTAACTGTGTCTGCTAAAAGCTGAACCCAGGAAGGATATGGTTGTGGTTTGAGTGTCAAACATGAGTGACCCcactgtctcagaagaaaaggcTACCTACAGTTAGTTCACAGGCCCACTCACCTTCCATCCTGGACAGAAGGGGCCAGACTGAAATGGGTAACCCCACTCTCAGCCAGTATTGCCCCCTACTGACCAGGGCAACCTGGCTGTCCAAGCTTCAATTCCAGTTCCACTAATTTTCAGCTGGTTACTAAGAGGAGTCACTTTGAAATTCTGCCTGTATGAGCCTCTATTTCCTCAAACATAAAATGGGGACAAAGCTGGAAGTGGCATACAAAATGGCCTTGTATGTCTGCCCCTGCAACATGCACTAGCATCAGCctggcctccccccccccccagaagctTGTCATGCCTATGTCTCTTAATCTGTAGCCCCCAAAAAACAAAtgtacacaaagaaaaatgagagagctGTAGATCACAGCTCTTCTCTACTCCCACAGTAGATTAGCTAAGGAAAGTACTGCAAAGCTAGGCCTCAGTGCTCCACTCGCCTAGCAAAAGGATGAGGTCCATCCACCTCCCGAGCTGACCAACCCTGGGAGCAGGGGCATATAAGGCCTCCTCCAAAGCCATTGCCAGCTCCCCTTCCCTCCGATAGCAAGTGGGAGGTGTGGGCCGCACCTCTTGGACCAAGAAGGCTTCCTGCATGATCTTGGGGCTGAGGCTCCGCAGCTGCTCGATGGTTTCATACTGGCCCTGGCAGGCTTTGAGCTTCTCAGGGGAGCCTAGTGCGTGCTTCAGCAGTACCAGCCCCACACGGAAGATGATCTTGACTCCTGTATGGGGCAGGTGATGAGTCCAAGGGAGGCTTGTGGGCTTCTTTTGCACCCCCCACAATCCAGCATAGCCTGGTACCTTCACAAAAGAACATGTCCCAGACTCGCAGCACGGAGCTCCAAGGCAGGGTACGTGCAAAGGCACACATGAACCACTCTGTCATGTACAGCAGGGGGTCGATCTTCTGCCGGCTAAGGTGCTTGTGAGCCACAGGGGACACCTTCTGTAGCAGTGAGAAGAGGATCTCGCCATCCAGCTGGATTGCCTCCTGAAGAAACATCAAGGCCACAGAGCCATGAGTACAGCCCACAGGGGCTCCTAACGCTAAGTCAACATTAATTCACAGGTAGTAGAGCCTAGAGCACTGACAGACAGCTGAACAAACCTGCAGAATGGGGAGGGAACAACGGGGCTGAGTATCCCAGACGAGGAAGGAACCGGAGCTCCAGCCTGtcaaggccaggagagggccaTGCATGGGCTGAAGGCTGAGGGAAAAGCATTCTGGAGGAACAGAATGGAGCTTCAAGCAGaagctcctcccacccccaccaccttCAAGAAGGGTTCTCTGtaaccatggctgtcctggaactcactctatagactaggctggccttgaactcaaagagatccgcctgtctctgcctcccaagcactgggattaaaggcaccaccattgcctggctcaaGCATGAGCTCTTAAGCCTAGGTCAAGGTCAAGGAGGGAGGGACCAGGAGCCCTGAGGAATTTTGATACTGCCAAGTGAGACCCACTGCCTCAGAGAACATCAGAGGTCAGAGGCACAGATGGAAAGATGTAACTGATGAAGCTGGTGCCTGAGTGGCCTCTAACAGGTCTTGGGACTTTAGCCTAGAGTGGCTATGAGAGAAGTGAGAAGGCCTTGGAGTGGCCACAGAAGGCATCCAGCCTAGAGTGTCCCAGGCCAGCAGGTACTCACCAATTTCTCACTATAGTAGCCAGGCAGGTACTTCTCACAGACTTGTACCAGACACCAGAAGGCTTGCTGTGGGTGAGAGAGGTGTAAGCCCTTGTGGCTGGGGTCAGGTCCCCTGCCCACCCACCCTGGTCCTGGGTACCTCAGCGGGCATGTGCATGAGCAGCACAGCAGCAATGGGTGCCTGGGCCTGGCAGTAGCCCTCCTCGGGGCGGTACAGCGTGTAGGCCTTCAGCACACGGAACAGGTCCTGCTGGCTATGGAGAGGACAAGCAGGATAGGATGGCAGGTATGACTACTGCCCACCACTTCACCTGTACCTCACTGGACCAGACCTGCCTCGGAACCTGCCCTTCCCTGGAAAGGATGGTGCTTGAGGTCACCAATGGGTCAGTCTCCCCCTGTGAGACCCAAGGACAGGGCCCAAAAAGAAAGCAGGGATTGGGCCAGGGCTGGATAGCAGATAGATACAGACTGAAGAGGGGCTAGAGAGGGCCCCCTTGCTAGGCAGCTCTGTCCCCTTGCCTAGTACATCACCCCCTCCTGCCTACTGTTTTGGTCTACCAGCCTCTCTCCCTACATCAAGAAGGCCTAACCAGGAAGGTCTAACAGTCTAGAGAGAGATGATGCAAGCAGCCCAAAGAGTCCCAAGTGGGTtaagcacaccacaccacagaagGTAAAGGCTGACAGCAGGGTTTGGGGCACATGCCCCCAAGGTCAATGTACCTTCCCTAACAGCCTAAGACACAGCCTagagccacctcccagcccacATGCTTAGCATGCTTACCCATGGCCTCCTCGGGACACAAACATCTCATGGAAAGGGAACTGCCGGTGCAGGTCACGCTCAATCACATCTAGCCACTTGGGGTCCCCAGGAGACATGTCCAGCTCCTGGAAGCAAGGACATAATGTCAAGAAGCAGTGGGGGACACTCCTGGTAGGAGATAACTGTTTTGGGTATCAGATGAGGCACTAGAGGACCCAATCTCTGAACCAGGCCTTCCTGAAGACAGACAAGAAAACCCAGAGGCAAGAACAGCAGAACCCTGGGAAGCCTGAGAGGGATCCTAGCTCTCAGAAgacttgtttggttttggttttggtttttgagacagggtttctctgtgtagccctggctgtcctagaacccactCTATAGGCCAAGCTggtattgaactcagagatccacctgtctctgcctctcgagtgctgggatcaaaggcgttagccaccaccactgggctcttAGAAGATTCTTATGAGCAAGTATCTATCCTGGCTGTGGCTGGAATCACAGAGTCAGGACTCTGTTTATCTAGGGATAATGTCGTGTCCTTCAGATAGAAGGCTTCTTCTTAACAATGGCTACAGGTGTTACCACTGctcagagccaaatgcagagctGAGTGGGAAACACACATGGGACTCATTGGCTCCTTCCTACCCCAAAACAGACCTTGTCATAACACCCTGTTCACAGATGAGAGAACTGAAGGGTCAAAAGAAAGTTGCACAAGGCCTAGAGTATGAAAATCATGGAGCTGGGGCAGGAAAGCCGGTGTGAGTCAGAGCCACCCAACACAGATTCTCTGCTGCCTGCATCCCATGTTACAGGTATCACCTGTTCAGGACTTCATTACAGGTCTGCCACCCTATCCGTCAAGCTATAAGTGCTTGTCTAGGTACTGAGGTTTCAACAGTTTTACTTCTTCTTCAAACCCTGAGTGTGTGTACTTTTGAAAAGTCACCAAGCTCTAACAATAAAAAAGTTGCACAGTCATTTGATCTGATTGTTGACAACATGCGCCTGTTTTCTCAGGCTCACTGAGCTCTATGCTCAAGTCTGTCCTTCTTACTCTATGTAAACCCATACATCAattttcagaagagaaagaataaatacaaaggaaCTCCAGAAGGCTGGGCAAGGAGACCAAACAAGTACTACACCTGGGAAAGTCCTATGAAGTGAGGCCTTGGCAAACATACCAGATGGGTGCAGGCTGGGCTTTGGCCCTGGCTCACAGTGACTTCACACAGGCCCCTTTTCTCTCCTATCCTGAGGTAGTGGTATTTAGAATACTAAAGAAGTAGTGTGTTCTCTGACACACTTCTCTGGCCAGACCTGTTCTCTGTGAAGAGTGGTCAGGGGCAGAGCAGGGCAGCCTGGAGTTTAGACTGTTGGCCTGGAGAGGACTCGAGCTGTTTGTTGGCAGCACTTGGCCCTGAAGAACAGAGAGTCTGGAGGGGTGGCCCAGTCAGTGAACCACATCTCCTGGAGGCTGGTGTTCATCTAAGGCTCTACCCTTAGCAGGCCTCAGTGGAATGGACTTCATTACAGTTCTGCCACCCTATTCCAGCCCTTTCTCTCAGCAGTTACTCAGGTTTGCTTTGATGGTTGAGCTCAGTGCATTCCTTCAC from Peromyscus eremicus chromosome 10, PerEre_H2_v1, whole genome shotgun sequence encodes:
- the Tbc1d10a gene encoding TBC1 domain family member 10A isoform X1 — encoded protein: MAKSSRENGPRAPAAGGSLSGTRESLAQGPDAATADELSSLGSDSEANGFAERRIDKFGFIVGSQGAEGALEEVPLEVLRQRESKWLDMLNNWDKWMAKKHKKIRLRCQKGIPPSLRGRAWQYLSGGKVKLQQNPGKFDELDMSPGDPKWLDVIERDLHRQFPFHEMFVSRGGHGQQDLFRVLKAYTLYRPEEGYCQAQAPIAAVLLMHMPAEQAFWCLVQVCEKYLPGYYSEKLEAIQLDGEILFSLLQKVSPVAHKHLSRQKIDPLLYMTEWFMCAFARTLPWSSVLRVWDMFFCEGVKIIFRVGLVLLKHALGSPEKLKACQGQYETIEQLRSLSPKIMQEAFLVQEVIELPVTERQIEREHLIQLRRWQETRGELECRSPPRMHGAKAILDAEPGPRPALQPSPSIRLPPDTTLLSSKAKPSKQIQKEQRRTKASGQMEKSPGPNQGTVVTASGDACPPQDVPPKNSVSQDPVPQDSAPQDLVYHRSQESLTSQESEDTYL
- the Tbc1d10a gene encoding TBC1 domain family member 10A isoform X2 codes for the protein MLNNWDKWMAKKHKKIRLRCQKGIPPSLRGRAWQYLSGGKVKLQQNPGKFDELDMSPGDPKWLDVIERDLHRQFPFHEMFVSRGGHGQQDLFRVLKAYTLYRPEEGYCQAQAPIAAVLLMHMPAEQAFWCLVQVCEKYLPGYYSEKLEAIQLDGEILFSLLQKVSPVAHKHLSRQKIDPLLYMTEWFMCAFARTLPWSSVLRVWDMFFCEGVKIIFRVGLVLLKHALGSPEKLKACQGQYETIEQLRSLSPKIMQEAFLVQEVIELPVTERQIEREHLIQLRRWQETRGELECRSPPRMHGAKAILDAEPGPRPALQPSPSIRLPPDTTLLSSKAKPSKQIQKEQRRTKASGQMEKSPGPNQGTVVTASGDACPPQDVPPKNSVSQDPVPQDSAPQDLVYHRSQESLTSQESEDTYL